In Poecile atricapillus isolate bPoeAtr1 chromosome 1, bPoeAtr1.hap1, whole genome shotgun sequence, the sequence GAGTCCCTACCTGCACTCGCACTGCTTGTGCTCGGTGAACGCCATCTCCACATAGGGTGCCTCCCCGTTTGGCTTTATCTTCAGGAGCTGAAAGAAGAGCAAAGGTTACTTCCCAGGCAGTGGCAGGAGGGGGCTGGAAGGGCTCCTGCACCACTGCCTTGCCACCCCAGGCTCTTGGGAAGATGCATGTCTAACCTGTTCCTCGGGACCTCCAACAACAGAGACTCCACCTCCACACGTAGGCAGTACTGGCCAGGCCCAGCTACCCCAGCAGCTTGGGAGGCTCTGCTAGTGCCGCCCCATGTCTTCAGGGCTTTCATTTAAGTCCCATGGTCTTGGGATTTCCCAGCCTTCGAAATTTTTTCAGTCTCTGCCTTTCTGGAAAGCTTTCACGTATCCCTTTGACCTTTCACGTGACCCCTTTGCACACCTCTCTTCTCTGACAGAAATATCGCCATGGCCATATTTTTCAGACCAatcccatcactgctgcctcctcctggacCCCTTCCCTATAGCACTGAGTTGGAATTCACTGGCATCAGTACCACAGGGCCTCCTCAGTCCAGGGGTACAGGATTTGCCCTGTCACAGGTCACAGCCCAGCCTGAAGTTCAGGCTGGACATCCAAGGGCCTTATAGAGTATGTTCATCATTAGTGTGATCCAAAGTAGCCCCTGCAGAAGTGTCTGGCATTTCCATCCTGTACACAGCAGCAGGATCCCTCCCATAGAGGGAGATCTGTGCTTGGGGAGCTGCCTCTTGTTCACACCAGGCTTttgatccacctcagccaagAGATTTTGGAAACTGCCATCCTGCCTTCCAATGCATTTTCAACCTCAGAGAGACCAAAATCACTGGTGATTTATTGCAGGCATTCCCAAGTCCATCATCCATGGCAAAGCAGAGCTTTTCCCTGGtccctgcagcatcagcagGTTGGTCTCTGGCAGCTCGGTGCAAGAGCTGCCTGGTACATGGGGAAGAGTCAAACGTCCCAGGATCTCCCACCCCACATCTCACAGCTCACACAGTGGTGACTGAAAACACAGTTGGCTCAGCCCTTCATGCTCACCATGCCCCACTGTGGGGGCATTCACTGTCAGCACCACCCCAAGCATCACCTGATACAGGAGAGTCTCACTCCTCCCTTTGATTCAAGGGCAGTACCTACTTTGTCCCAGCAGGCAGTCAGGGGCAACTGGAacaccccccagccccaccacagGACTGGAAAGGTCATGAAAAATGGCAGCAACAAGCAAGACAGACCACACAGAGAGAAGTCGGGGAAGGAGGGACTGAGACCAGTACCACCAGGAGTGACGCCTGACCTCAGGGGCAAGCCCAAAGAGCAGGCAGAGGGACCCTACTGGCTCGGCATGTATTTGGGCAGTTTTAAGTCCTCTCCCTTGCAAGCCACACTGCTACAATGCCTAGAGGATGCAAAGCTGCAAGTTCACCGGCGCTTGGTGAGCAGCCCTCCAGCTCTCCCGCACAGCCCcggccctgcagcagcagcacgtacCTGCAGGGTGACCGTGCTTGTCTCCACGGGGACGCAGCGGAGACCCTCGTCCCCACAACAGCCTCCACAGCGCTGCAGGGAGACGCAGGAGGGTCGGAAAATGTACTCCACCTCGTTGGGGAATTCGGTGATGACGTCcaccagctgctccagaggcCGGCAGAAACTACGATTCCAGATCTCCCGAAAGGTCAGGACTGCaagagacagggacagggactaTAAGGAGGCGCccagagaggcagagcccaAGCCGGGCCGCTGTCGGGGCAGGTGCAGCAGCCGCGGGGGGGTCCTGCAGCCACCACGGAGCACAGGGAAGCAAAGGACCACCTTGTGCTCCCAGTAAGTCCGTACTGTGCACATCACTGTGCGGGGGCTCACACAGCCACTCCGACAGGCCCTTTCTCCCTCTATCCGCCAGCTCCGTCTCCTGCCCAGGCACTCCGCTCACCCCCACCTCCGCCGCGCAGGGGCTCCCCCGCTCCTCGCACCTCTCTCGGCCGGACAGCCGTGCCCTGGGGCTTTCCAGCAGGGAGAACTGAAGCGGAGCGCTCCCACCCGGGACCCCGCATGCCGGCACCGGAGGGGCGGCAGTCGGGACTGGGCTGCGCTCCGCTCCGGCCCGCGGCGGTGCCCGGTGCCCGAGGCGGGCTGGGGGAATCAGGCTGCTCTGAGTCTCGGAAGAGTCCCCGCTGCCTCTCCGGTTGTCACCACGGGATTCCGGAGGTAACGCAGCCCCGGGTGGTACCCAGCGCGCCCCGACCTTGTGCGAAGCCCTCCCTGGGTTGCTGCCCCCTCCCAGCCGGGGCACCGGCGGCCCCCACTGCCAACTCACCGTGCGACTCCGTGCTGGCGGTCCCCCGTTCCTCCGGGGCCTGCGGGGAAGGAAAGGCGAGCTCTGGAGGGGAGGCACGGGGCgacccgccgccgccccccgcccagCACCGGGAGGAGCTGTCCCGGCCACCCCGGGCAGGGCACTGGGGGCCCGGGCTGCCCTTGCCCCGACCCTCTCCACCCCTCGGCTCTCACCGGGGCGGGCGGTGCCCCCAGCGTCCCGACCACCAGCAACCGCAGGAAGGCGCCGAGCAGCCGCAtcgccgctcccgccgccccggTACAGACTCGGCTCCGCCACTaccgccccgccgcccccggcatGCCGCCCCCCCGCCGGGCCACCGGCCCCGCCGTGccgcctccgccgccgccgggccATGGGAGCgcgccccgctccgccgccgTATTTCACCGCCAccgccccgccgctgccccgccccggccccgccgcggggcGGGAGCAGGtgcccggccccggcggccgCGGGGACGGCCGGTGCTCCCGGGCGCGGCGGAGTACCCTCCTCCAGCGGCCCCGCGCAGCCCCCGGCCATCACTCCATCGGGCTGCCCCGGAGCTTCTATTCACCGACCCGTGCCCGGTGAATCCCCGGCCGGCGGCATCCACCGGGATTGTGTTGGGTTTCTCGGCTTGctgttttccctgctccctgcccatcCACTCATTCATGCCCACGTGGCTCCCCTGCCCCCATACAACTGCCCCTTTCCCACTCATCCTCTTCATTCCTCTACTGATGCCCTGCTCCCACTCAGACATCCCGTGTCCATCCACCCCTTTGCTTCAAGCTGCCCGTGCCTGTTCCATCAGCCTTTGGACCCCTGTCAGAGGGGTTCCAGCCCTGCCTAGCCTCAGGGACAGCATCCCCGGTCTGGTCTACGGCTCGGAAGGGAAGGGGGCACAGCAGGTCTGGGGTCAAACCCTGCTGCCAAACCAAAGGAGCTCTGTGGCCTTTTCTGTTCTATTTTTAAGCCCCAGAGGCCAGGGAAGCTGGAACTATGGGAGGTGTGATGAGATACCAACAGGCAACACGATCCCCCGTGGGCTGCAGGTCCCAGGGAAATAACGGGCTCTGTGTCCGTGCCAGGATTCACGTTTCTGTCCTCCTGGGAGAGTGGGAAGGCTGTTTCAGGGCTTCCCTACCCAACACTATGTGAGGTCTGTCCCAGCAGCATGAGGATGCCAGTAATccgctcccagccctgtgggatCTGTCCCCAGGGGATACGGGACATGCCAGCTGCCTGTCCTGAGCCCCGCTGGGCCATGCAAGTGGCAGTGACTCAGGcgccagctggagctgggctcagTCAGGAGCTTCTAGGCATTGGTACCGCTGAGTGTGTGACAAAGCTGCTGGAGCAAGGCCTGGCAAATTAGCATGGAGATGCTGCAGAGATAAGCACACAGAAATCCCAGCCCCACCGCGGGGAGGGTGTGCTGCAGTTCATCACTCAGCGGCACAGCACCAACTCTGCAGCTGCCGGGGGCTGCAGCGGCGTCATTCAGTGCCTGTACACACTCCTTCTCCTGGCTGGGCTTCAAAGAGCAGGCAACATCCTTAGTGTGATGACTGGAGCATGCCTGTGCTCTCCCTTTGCCACCCTACAGACCCTCCTGGGACAAGGGACCCCCTTCCCACTTCCCCAGGGATGGTTGTGAGACAGGGTGAAGAGAGCACTTCCTCCCACCCGAGAGCAGAGGCcgccctgagcagcagctgctgccaactCACTGGACAGACAGAATCCTGTTATTGCAAAGACCGTGACCACACGGGGCCTCATGCCTGTCCTTGCAGGAAGGTCCCTTGGGGCCACCTCAGACACAAGGCCAGTCTCTGGCGCTGGAGCAAAGGGCTCTCCCCCAGGAGCTGTGTGGCTGGGGAGATCAGCCCTTAATTGCTGAGTGCAGTCCTGTTCCTGGTCTGAAGCTATTTCCTCAGAGGTCTTGGGCAGAGTTTACATTCCTGGGATGAGCATCCACTTTCTAGGCAGTGTGGAACAGAGACAGGAGAAGAGAAATAATATTTGGACACCGGTAACCTGTGATCAGCAACATCCTCTTGCATATGGGAGAAACATCAGGCTGGCTGGGGTCACAGTTGCTTGCTTTCCCCTCTGCCATGCTCCTCCCCAGGGGACCAAAtctgcccttccccagctgcaggatAGGGCTGGAGGTCGATGCTATAAATGCACCAGCATGTCCCTCATGCTGCCTCCCACTCGGCTCTGGGGAGCAGAGTTACGCA encodes:
- the PGF gene encoding placenta growth factor isoform X2; its protein translation is MRLLGAFLRLLVVGTLGAPPAPAPEERGTASTESHVLTFREIWNRSFCRPLEQLVDVITEFPNEVEYIFRPSCVSLQRCGGCCGDEGLRCVPVETSTVTLQLLKIKPNGEAPYVEMAFTEHKQCECRPRQDLMRLGRRRSKGRGVAHRAGSLCPAPSLAPATWI
- the PGF gene encoding placenta growth factor isoform X1, giving the protein MRLLGAFLRLLVVGTLGAPPAPAPEERGTASTESHVLTFREIWNRSFCRPLEQLVDVITEFPNEVEYIFRPSCVSLQRCGGCCGDEGLRCVPVETSTVTLQLLKIKPNGEAPYVEMAFTEHKQCECRPRQDLMRLGRRRSKGRGKRRQDKKGRKDCELCGTPRR